One genomic segment of Catalinimonas alkaloidigena includes these proteins:
- a CDS encoding DUF4385 domain-containing protein, whose translation MAFNYELDFDKIDFRKQPELYLVGKGEQGVLLVEPYKSEILPHWRFKTPDIARTSSEKIYQLFLDYLEAGDFVGADMARKFLQMGYTRSRRYANHKSGRKYKSNPQKATDKAAEKEARKEVLPREEDPVKAQSAAIFKAKWEEAKAHPEYQRMLKVHKEKYG comes from the coding sequence ATGGCTTTTAATTATGAGCTTGATTTTGACAAGATAGACTTCCGCAAGCAGCCTGAACTATACCTGGTGGGCAAGGGTGAGCAGGGCGTATTGCTGGTAGAGCCGTATAAGTCGGAAATACTGCCTCACTGGCGCTTTAAGACACCCGACATTGCCCGCACTTCTTCTGAGAAGATTTACCAGCTATTTCTGGATTACCTGGAAGCCGGGGACTTTGTAGGAGCCGACATGGCACGCAAGTTTTTGCAGATGGGCTATACCCGCTCCCGCCGTTATGCCAATCACAAAAGTGGTCGCAAGTACAAAAGCAATCCTCAGAAGGCGACTGACAAAGCAGCGGAGAAAGAAGCCCGCAAAGAAGTCCTTCCCCGCGAAGAAGATCCAGTAAAAGCCCAGTCAGCCGCTATCTTCAAAGCGAAGTGGGAGGAAGCCAAGGCGCATCCTGAGTATCAGCGGATGCTGAAGGTACATAAGGAAAAGTATGGCTAA
- a CDS encoding helix-turn-helix transcriptional regulator, translating into MNFSLQEYPPSALLSPFVECYWKGAFNLNAEGAVSFQMVPNACLELIIHLDDLRCNFPGTEDWVQTPDYMIIGLITQPHEIRFPSTVPVFTIRFKPEALYHLFRFNGSEIIETYEDMTLLLGNDIRDFCHQIREESQVERMIQRAENYLLKKLEKRKGEPGYVNQAAELIRNSQHINIRDISDHVCVSQRQLERKFREVVGVSPKHYLRLTRMNRVMRVLEQNRSLSLSSVAYYCGYFDQAHFIKDFKRITGLNPTFFHKERQKFIVLPGQVYIDEPLYGT; encoded by the coding sequence ATGAATTTTTCCCTTCAGGAATACCCACCCTCGGCACTTTTAAGTCCTTTTGTAGAATGCTACTGGAAAGGAGCCTTTAATCTAAATGCTGAGGGGGCGGTTTCCTTTCAGATGGTTCCTAATGCCTGCCTGGAGCTCATTATTCATCTTGATGACCTGCGTTGTAATTTCCCCGGCACAGAAGACTGGGTACAAACGCCCGATTATATGATCATCGGTTTGATTACCCAGCCTCATGAGATTCGCTTTCCCAGCACCGTTCCGGTATTTACGATTCGTTTTAAGCCCGAAGCCTTATATCATCTGTTTCGTTTCAATGGCTCAGAAATCATAGAGACCTACGAAGATATGACGCTATTGCTGGGTAATGATATACGAGATTTTTGCCACCAGATCAGAGAGGAAAGTCAGGTGGAAAGGATGATTCAGCGTGCTGAGAACTATCTTTTGAAAAAGCTGGAAAAACGAAAAGGGGAGCCCGGCTATGTAAATCAGGCGGCTGAACTTATACGTAACTCCCAGCATATCAATATCCGTGATATTTCTGATCATGTATGCGTCAGTCAGCGTCAGCTAGAACGCAAATTCCGCGAAGTGGTAGGAGTCAGTCCTAAACATTACCTGCGGCTTACCCGCATGAACCGGGTGATGCGCGTGCTGGAGCAAAACAGATCACTGAGCCTGAGCAGTGTGGCCTATTATTGTGGGTATTTTGACCAGGCCCATTTTATCAAGGATTTCAAACGCATTACTGGACTCAATCCTACGTTCTTTCACAAAGAAAGGCAAAAGTTCATAGTCTTGCCCGGACAGGTATATATAGATGAGCCACTTTACGGGACTTAA